In a single window of the Candidatus Zixiibacteriota bacterium genome:
- a CDS encoding PQQ-binding-like beta-propeller repeat protein: KFIFLGCLIPILLTAGCGRKFQLLRGEEIAPSPWPFERNTVQARGSIESPFSGQLNLKWESKVEDGPIGPLALGAGRLIFSGSKGRLHFFNSLTGRKEGRLKTRTAAQTGLTLFDSLAYMGLAPHRNRFLCINLYNRRTVWSLPLKDVTGVPIIIDNRLYVCADSGTVYCLNRLDGKIIWQAQSGARSIAGPSYDEEIVYIPTDNGRLKGYDAETGKMILEIDLKQPLVTKVALDDKVYVAGTTGILFALDRKSGEMEWQRKFPWPVWTSPAVDENMVFIGDGGGTLLALDKSDGRTLWEFKSNGVILSSPIVVGNYLIFASLDKNVYCLDKKNGLLVSKRELKHEIRFPLISDGKRIFAAAHDGTIQCFED; encoded by the coding sequence GAAGTTTATCTTTTTGGGTTGTCTGATACCGATCCTGCTAACGGCAGGATGCGGCCGAAAATTCCAGCTTCTGCGGGGCGAGGAAATTGCTCCTTCTCCCTGGCCATTTGAACGCAATACAGTTCAGGCTCGGGGGAGCATAGAGTCACCTTTTTCAGGGCAACTCAATCTAAAATGGGAGAGCAAAGTCGAGGATGGCCCTATTGGCCCGCTCGCTCTGGGCGCCGGTCGGCTGATTTTCAGTGGCAGCAAAGGACGCCTGCATTTCTTTAATTCGCTTACCGGTCGGAAAGAAGGCCGCCTTAAAACCCGCACTGCCGCTCAGACCGGATTGACGCTGTTCGATTCTCTCGCCTATATGGGGCTGGCTCCGCATCGCAATCGATTCCTCTGCATCAACTTATATAATCGGCGGACAGTCTGGTCGCTTCCTTTAAAGGATGTCACCGGTGTGCCGATAATTATAGATAACCGCCTGTATGTCTGTGCCGATTCGGGAACCGTCTATTGCCTTAACCGGCTGGATGGAAAGATTATCTGGCAGGCTCAGTCCGGCGCCCGTTCCATTGCCGGACCAAGCTACGATGAAGAAATAGTCTATATCCCGACTGACAACGGCCGACTGAAAGGATATGATGCGGAGACAGGGAAAATGATTCTTGAAATAGACCTCAAACAACCGTTGGTCACTAAGGTGGCTCTTGATGACAAGGTCTATGTGGCCGGAACCACCGGGATTCTCTTCGCCCTGGATAGGAAGAGCGGCGAGATGGAATGGCAACGTAAATTCCCATGGCCAGTCTGGACTTCCCCGGCGGTTGATGAGAATATGGTCTTTATCGGCGACGGCGGGGGGACACTTCTGGCGCTGGATAAAAGCGATGGCCGGACTCTCTGGGAGTTCAAATCCAATGGCGTCATTTTATCCTCTCCCATCGTGGTCGGCAATTACCTGATCTTTGCCTCTCTCGATAAAAATGTCTATTGCCTCGATAAGAAAAATGGGCTGCTGGTGTCGAAGCGCGAACTGAAGCATGAAATCAGATTCCCGCTTATCAGTGATGGAAAACGAATCTTTGCGGCTGCGCATGATGGTACCATACAATGTTTTGAGGATTAA
- a CDS encoding Hsp20/alpha crystallin family protein, which produces MTLVRYNPDRAFARCGRDFDSVFDSFFNFPSVRSLNNQAFVPRVDITEDKENMTVVVEIPGMEKDEVRVFVEDGVLTISGERKAATENKESSSIRTELITGTFSRSFTLPDHLDVEKIGADYKNGLLTITLPKTEKAKPKEIKVAVN; this is translated from the coding sequence ATGACACTCGTGCGTTACAATCCGGACAGAGCCTTTGCCAGATGCGGCAGAGATTTCGATTCAGTCTTTGATTCGTTCTTCAATTTTCCGTCAGTCCGTTCCCTGAATAATCAGGCCTTTGTTCCCCGCGTCGACATCACGGAAGACAAGGAAAATATGACCGTCGTCGTGGAAATCCCCGGGATGGAGAAGGATGAGGTCAGGGTCTTTGTCGAAGACGGCGTGCTGACTATTTCCGGCGAGCGGAAAGCCGCGACCGAGAACAAGGAATCCAGTTCCATTCGAACGGAACTCATTACCGGCACCTTCTCCCGTTCATTCACGCTTCCCGACCATCTGGACGTGGAGAAGATCGGCGCAGATTATAAGAATGGGCTATTGACCATTACTCTGCCCAAAACGGAGAAAGCCAAACCGAAAGAAATCAAAGTTGCCGTAAATTAA
- a CDS encoding HEAT repeat domain-containing protein, with protein MDDSCAPAKVINQLVWELVEGRHVDFQHIKNILVTIGSEEVALALASIISHESRQVRQYALKILSELGKSSLNVFTRIMEDNSNFEREANRRELPDARWYVIRNSIFVLGALQDPEGCKPLRQRLTDPDTRIRRAIIGALEKIGGEQAADLLLILADDLDPEIRETAIIAIGLIGQAEIAPELIDLCHKHKSEAGQIINTIGRLGGEEARKFLTGLLTDSQLQSELASNRSSRDELRLATIKALGKIGDKESLDKIKEFSESLSASQKIFFGGSRLSKAAEDILNRQDK; from the coding sequence TTGGACGACTCCTGCGCACCGGCCAAGGTCATCAACCAATTGGTGTGGGAACTGGTCGAGGGGCGACATGTTGATTTCCAGCATATAAAAAATATCCTGGTTACGATCGGTTCCGAGGAGGTGGCCCTGGCCCTCGCTTCGATTATCTCACATGAATCGCGCCAGGTCCGGCAATATGCTCTCAAAATTCTCTCCGAACTGGGGAAATCTTCACTGAATGTCTTTACCAGAATAATGGAAGACAATTCCAATTTCGAGCGGGAAGCCAACCGTCGGGAACTGCCGGATGCCAGATGGTACGTCATCCGCAATTCCATTTTTGTCCTCGGCGCTCTCCAGGATCCGGAGGGCTGCAAACCGCTGCGGCAGCGGTTGACCGATCCGGACACGCGCATTCGCCGGGCCATCATAGGGGCTCTGGAAAAAATCGGCGGCGAGCAGGCTGCCGACCTTCTCTTGATCCTGGCCGATGATCTCGACCCGGAAATCAGAGAGACCGCCATCATTGCCATCGGATTAATCGGGCAGGCCGAAATTGCCCCCGAACTGATTGACTTATGCCACAAACACAAATCCGAGGCCGGACAGATCATCAATACCATAGGTAGATTGGGCGGCGAAGAGGCCAGAAAGTTCCTGACCGGGCTCCTGACTGATTCCCAACTGCAGTCCGAGCTTGCCTCGAATCGATCCTCACGGGATGAGCTGCGGCTGGCGACGATAAAGGCCCTGGGGAAAATAGGGGATAAGGAATCGCTCGATAAAATAAAAGAATTTAGCGAATCGCTCTCAGCCTCTCAAAAAATCTTCTTTGGCGGCTCGCGATTGAGCAAGGCAGCCGAAGACATTCTGAATCGTCAAGATAAATAG